One Arsenophonus apicola DNA window includes the following coding sequences:
- a CDS encoding ProQ/FINO family protein, with translation MTQKRVVKPQPVVKVKIPKPPKPPKKRLPLAEAISQISIFWPALFPEHQLRPMKIGIQQDMWQEVKEKCLPITRRRLRACLGSIGHHANYRALIHCSTAPQTPKINIKSRHDI, from the coding sequence GTGACCCAAAAGCGGGTCGTAAAGCCTCAACCTGTTGTTAAGGTTAAAATCCCAAAACCACCGAAACCGCCTAAAAAACGGTTGCCGTTAGCAGAAGCAATTTCCCAAATCAGCATTTTTTGGCCAGCCCTGTTTCCTGAACATCAGCTGAGACCGATGAAAATTGGTATTCAGCAGGATATGTGGCAAGAAGTGAAGGAAAAGTGCTTACCGATAACCAGAAGGCGTTTAAGAGCCTGTTTAGGCAGTATTGGACACCACGCTAATTATCGCGCCCTTATCCACTGTTCCACTGCTCCCCAAACCCCCAAAATCAATATTAAATCCAGACATGATATTTAA
- a CDS encoding Rpn family recombination-promoting nuclease/putative transposase: MNLPPKGKLTGRECKKFTPTPHDSLFKQFLSEKETAKDFFTIWLPDEIKSLCDLNSLKLESGSFIDSEMKNYQSDILYSVKTTKGKGYFYLLIEHQSTPDKLMAWRLMRYCMGAMQKHLEAGHKKLPLVFPILFYTGEKSPYPYSTDWFDCFSGRDIAEKIYTKPFKLVDVTTLNDGEIMQHKRMALLELVQKHIRRRDMTELLSEIVKLLSYNYYSDNQVITLFNYLIQEGNAKRPMEFITEIAKQSEKHEGALMTIAQQIEQMGIQKGKLEGMQEGIQKGKLEGEKQASLKIARQMLESGMDRQSVMKFTSLTDSELKNLFKD; encoded by the coding sequence GTGAATTTACCACCCAAGGGAAAATTAACGGGGAGGGAGTGTAAAAAATTCACCCCAACGCCCCACGATAGTCTATTTAAGCAGTTTTTAAGTGAAAAAGAGACGGCAAAAGATTTCTTTACTATCTGGCTACCGGATGAGATTAAATCACTTTGTGATTTAAATAGCCTTAAATTGGAATCCGGCTCATTTATCGATAGTGAGATGAAAAATTACCAGAGTGATATTTTGTACTCCGTTAAAACCACAAAAGGAAAAGGTTATTTCTATCTCCTGATTGAACACCAGTCTACACCCGATAAGCTGATGGCTTGGCGACTGATGCGTTATTGTATGGGCGCAATGCAAAAACATTTAGAGGCGGGCCACAAAAAATTACCTTTGGTATTTCCTATCCTCTTTTACACGGGTGAGAAAAGTCCTTATCCCTATAGTACAGATTGGTTCGACTGCTTTAGTGGGCGGGATATTGCCGAAAAGATTTATACCAAACCGTTTAAGTTAGTGGATGTCACCACACTTAATGATGGTGAAATCATGCAGCACAAACGAATGGCTTTGCTTGAGTTAGTCCAGAAGCACATTCGCAGACGGGATATGACCGAGCTTTTGAGTGAAATTGTCAAATTATTATCGTATAATTATTACTCCGATAATCAGGTGATAACGTTGTTTAATTACCTCATTCAGGAAGGGAATGCAAAAAGACCAATGGAATTTATCACTGAAATAGCAAAACAATCAGAAAAACACGAAGGAGCACTTATGACAATTGCTCAACAAATTGAACAAATGGGTATTCAAAAGGGCAAACTGGAAGGCATGCAAGAAGGCATCCAGAAAGGCAAGCTGGAAGGCGAAAAACAAGCCTCCCTAAAGATTGCACGGCAAATGCTGGAAAGCGGCATGGACAGACAATCGGTGATGAAATTCACAAGCCTTACGGATTCTGAGTTAAAAAACCTGTTCAAAGACTAA